A region of the Bdellovibrionota bacterium genome:
TCAACAGGTGATTAAAGCGGCGGATCTGGCCGAGATATCGCCGGTTCGCGGCTGCATGGTGATCAAACCGTGGGGCTACGCCATCTGGGAAAACATTCAGCGGGTCCTAGACCGGATGTTCAAGGAGACCGGCCACGTGAACGCGTATTTCCCCCTCTTTATTCCGCTGAGTTACCTGGAGAAAGAAGCCGAGCATGTGGAGGGGTTTGCCAAAGAGTGTGCGGTGGTCACGCATCATCGCCTCAAGGCGGGTCCGAACGGCGGTCTGGTGCCCGACGGTGAATTGGAAGAGCCGCTCATCGTCCGGCCGACCAGCGAGACGATCATCGGAGCTTCGTACGCCAAATGGGTGAAATCGTACCGGGATCTCCCGGTACTGATCAATCAGTGGGCCAATGTCGTCCGCTGGGAGATGCGCCCCCGGATCTTTCTGCGCACGACCGAATTTCTTTGGCAGGAGGGGCATACCGTCCACGCCACGAAGGATGAAGCGGTCGAAGAGACGCTTCGAATGCTCGATGTCTACGAACGCTTCGCCCACGAATATCTCGCCATGTCGGTCATCAAGGGTGAGAAATCGGCGGGAGAGCGCTTCCCCGGAGCTGTAAGCACGTACACCATTGAAGCGATGGTCCAGGACCGAAAGGCGCTGCAGGCCGGCACGTCGCACTTCTTGGGGCAAAATTTTTCGCGCGCATCCGGAATACAATTTCACGACGAAGCCGGAAAACTCGAACATGCGTGGACAACGTCGTGGGGGGTCACGACCCGCCTGGTTGGAGCGCTCATCATGGTCCACAGCGACGACGACGGGTTAGTACTCCCTCCCCGCCTGGCGCCCAAGCACGTGGTTCTTCTTCCGATCTACCGAAACGATTCGGAGAAGAACACGGTGATTAACTACTGCGAGAAACTTTCTAAAGAACTGAGTGAGAAGAAGTACGCCGACGGCAACGTGCAGGTGGAACTCGACCGGCGCGACCTGCGCGGGGGAGAGAAGGTCTGGCAGCATATTAAACGAGGTATCCCCGTACGCCTCGAAATCGGCCCTCGCGACATTCAATCAGACGCCGTTTTTATGGCGAGGCGGGATAAGTCGCCGACGGAACGAACGAGCGTCCCACGCGCAAAATTCGTGGCCACGATCGGCGAACTCTTGGATGAAATTCAGACCGGGCTATTCGATCGGGCTCTGGCGTTTCGGAAATCGATGACAAAGGAAATCGACTCCCTCAAGGAATTCGAAGCCTTTTTCACGCCGAAGAACGAGGAAAAGCCGGAGATCCATGCAGGCTTTGCTCTGTGCCATTGGTCCGAAGAGGCCGACACGGAAGAAATTCTGAAACGCCTGAAGGTCAGCCTACGCTGCATCCCCCTCGAAGAAGCGAAAGAAAAAGGCAAGTGTCTGTTCAGCGGAAAGCCGAGCTCGCAACGTGTGGTATTTGCCAAAGCGTATTGACGTCGCGGGGGTCCTTTTTCTCGTCGGCCTCGTCTCATGCGTCAAGATCCCCGAGACCGGAAAATCCGCGCTTCTTCTGACCTCTCCAAGTTTTGAGAACCAACTCGGCGCGGGCGGTTATAAGGAGATTCTGGCGAAATCGAAGATCAACCAGGATCCGAGGCTGAACGATCTTCTGCGCCGTGTCGCCACGCGGATCGCCGCCCAGACCCGAAGGTCCGATTTCAAATGGGAATTCAAGCTGATCGAGTCGAAAGAAAAGAATGCCTGGTGCATGCCGGGAGGAAAGATCGCCGTCTATACCGCGATCCTGCCCGACATGATGAACGAAGCGGGGATGGCGACCGTCCTGGGGCACGAGGTCGCCCACGCCACCCTTCGGCACGCCGGACAGCGGATCAGCCAGCAGATGGTGGTGAATTTGGGGCTTTCGTTGGCGGAGATATCGCTGGGGAACTCGGCTCAGAGGGACACGATCATCGGCCTCCTGGGCGCGGGGGCCACCGTCGGCGTCATCCTTCCTTACAGCCGCGATCACGAATCGGAAGCGGATCTTGTCGGTCTTCGATATATGGCTGGGGCGGGGTATGACCCCCAGGAGTCGATTCAATTTTGGAAAAGATTTTCCAAAAGCTCCGGCGGAGCGCCGCCGGAATTTCTTTCAACCCATCCCGGAACCACGACACGGATCTCCGACCTTCAAAATCATCTCGCTGAAGCCAACCGGCGCTACCAAACCGCCTCCCAGAAATATGGTTCGGGGGAGAAGATCTGAAACCTTGGTACGGATTTATTGACTTAACGCACGGCGACCGCCTAATCTTTTTAATCCAATTTTGCCGGCCACCATCTTCAGGGGAGGAAATCACGCATGAAAAGTATTGCTTTATGTTGTTCGGTTCTGGCGGTCGCACTCTTTCTGTGGCGCTGCAGCGACGATGGCGGTGGCTCGCAGAATGCGTCGACGTCGACGTTTGAGAGCCCAAGCGGGGCGATAACGGACGCGAACGCAACGCAAGTGGTGAACGATTCCCTCGACGTCGCCTCCGGCGATGCGGGGCTCGCCGTCGAAGGACTTCCATTGGCTTCCGGAAAGCTAAATATTCGACGAATCCCTAAATTTGGAAAGAGCCGTCAGGCGTTCACCGAGAGCTGCGTTACGTTTACGAGCTCCAGCGAGGCTATCTGGGACCTTAAGTGTGCTTCGGATGCTGGGGATTTTGATCCATGTACTGCAAGTGGCACGATACCATTTAGCGGAGACGGTACGAAGTATGAATCAAATTACAACGATGTTTCGTTTACGTGTCCGACGGACAGTGGCGGCCAAGATACCTTCACTTGCAATGGGAGCATCAATGGCGACACGTCAACTAGCATCCAGTGTGAAAATGGGAGCTGTTCTAATTCGAGCGGGGATGTAGAGACTTGGAATTATTGTAATTACTTTGGCACAACATCCGACGACATCTCAGTTGATGGAGATGGTGGCAATGTTGTCTGCCTCGCGCTTTATCCGAACGCAGATTGCACCACCGTGTGCGGCGACTTTGAGGATGAAACCGGTTCGGTCAAAATCGGATGCCCGGTATCGAGTAAAGACGACTCGGTCTGTCCCAGCGACGCCACGGGTATTGACGAGGTTTCCGATTGCGTCCAGACAGTCGGCGAGACCTGCCAGTAACCGGATATCCCACCTATCAATACGCGGAGGCGCGCTTTTCGGCGCGCCTCCTCAGGATCGCAGTCAGCGAACAAGTCGT
Encoded here:
- a CDS encoding M48 family metallopeptidase, with protein sequence MPKRIDVAGVLFLVGLVSCVKIPETGKSALLLTSPSFENQLGAGGYKEILAKSKINQDPRLNDLLRRVATRIAAQTRRSDFKWEFKLIESKEKNAWCMPGGKIAVYTAILPDMMNEAGMATVLGHEVAHATLRHAGQRISQQMVVNLGLSLAEISLGNSAQRDTIIGLLGAGATVGVILPYSRDHESEADLVGLRYMAGAGYDPQESIQFWKRFSKSSGGAPPEFLSTHPGTTTRISDLQNHLAEANRRYQTASQKYGSGEKI
- the proS gene encoding proline--tRNA ligase yields the protein MPAKKPENAITPTREEDYPEWYQQVIKAADLAEISPVRGCMVIKPWGYAIWENIQRVLDRMFKETGHVNAYFPLFIPLSYLEKEAEHVEGFAKECAVVTHHRLKAGPNGGLVPDGELEEPLIVRPTSETIIGASYAKWVKSYRDLPVLINQWANVVRWEMRPRIFLRTTEFLWQEGHTVHATKDEAVEETLRMLDVYERFAHEYLAMSVIKGEKSAGERFPGAVSTYTIEAMVQDRKALQAGTSHFLGQNFSRASGIQFHDEAGKLEHAWTTSWGVTTRLVGALIMVHSDDDGLVLPPRLAPKHVVLLPIYRNDSEKNTVINYCEKLSKELSEKKYADGNVQVELDRRDLRGGEKVWQHIKRGIPVRLEIGPRDIQSDAVFMARRDKSPTERTSVPRAKFVATIGELLDEIQTGLFDRALAFRKSMTKEIDSLKEFEAFFTPKNEEKPEIHAGFALCHWSEEADTEEILKRLKVSLRCIPLEEAKEKGKCLFSGKPSSQRVVFAKAY